A genomic stretch from Shewanella woodyi ATCC 51908 includes:
- a CDS encoding methyl-accepting chemotaxis protein — protein sequence MLIRHKLMLSAVVSIVALVAMFSLQQYSSGVQQELSYAAQGVVKLEKEVLGLRKDEKDFFARLDVSYLEKHKLNADEMNNDIKYLKAIFEDNSIPVSELNGFEKSVEFYLDSFQSVVALQQEIGLTPKTGLYGGLREAVRNVETIVKEYKQAELMVIMLQLRRNEKDFMLRRSMGYVDKFNNNIQLFESELNNSSIDNTGKGKVSELMASYQRDFALLVAKEQALGLTQNDGEMGVLRDAIKAADSNLVRLKEQSLTAIADAEESSITLGFVLFCVIAIILIAFTIFVIRSIMEPVTRLSTAISDIEKNKDLTIRCDAAADDEISQVAKHFNSMLDSFQRLIEEVNESVASMTHSCSELSLNSVKASEGVAQQLNETDMVATAITEMGATIDEIAKNTELAAERAGNTHTNALEGQRGVEQTIEKIQSLAEQLNSSSKVVGELEKDSKTIGSVLDVIRGIAEQTNLLALNAAIEAARAGEQGRGFAVVADEVRSLAMRTQESTEEIASIIETLQSRTRSIVELMTATEKQGGESADQAASAGTLLEQINLDVTNIMDMSTQIAAAIEEQSMVASEVNKNVVIIRDIAQESATTANENAQASEEVKGRADLLHSAVSLFKV from the coding sequence ATGCTTATCCGTCATAAATTAATGCTCAGCGCAGTGGTTTCAATTGTTGCTTTGGTGGCTATGTTTTCATTACAGCAGTACTCCAGTGGCGTTCAGCAGGAGTTATCATATGCAGCTCAGGGAGTGGTAAAACTAGAAAAAGAGGTATTGGGTCTTCGTAAAGATGAGAAAGATTTTTTCGCCCGTTTAGATGTTAGTTATTTGGAAAAACATAAACTTAATGCAGACGAGATGAATAATGACATTAAGTATCTAAAAGCAATCTTCGAAGACAATAGCATTCCCGTCTCTGAGTTAAATGGGTTTGAAAAAAGTGTCGAGTTTTATCTTGATTCATTTCAGAGTGTCGTTGCACTTCAGCAAGAGATAGGATTAACACCCAAAACGGGTTTATACGGCGGATTAAGAGAAGCAGTTCGCAATGTTGAGACCATAGTCAAAGAGTATAAACAAGCTGAGCTGATGGTGATCATGCTGCAGTTAAGACGCAATGAAAAAGATTTTATGCTTCGCAGAAGCATGGGGTATGTGGACAAGTTTAATAATAATATTCAGCTATTTGAAAGTGAGCTTAATAATTCAAGCATCGACAATACTGGTAAGGGGAAAGTATCTGAGTTGATGGCCAGTTATCAAAGGGATTTTGCATTACTGGTTGCTAAAGAGCAGGCTCTGGGATTAACCCAAAATGATGGCGAGATGGGGGTGCTGCGTGATGCTATTAAAGCCGCAGACTCAAACTTAGTGAGATTAAAGGAGCAGTCACTTACTGCCATTGCTGACGCAGAAGAATCATCAATCACTTTAGGCTTCGTGCTTTTCTGTGTTATCGCTATCATTTTGATTGCTTTTACTATTTTTGTCATTCGTAGCATCATGGAGCCAGTAACACGACTGAGTACTGCTATTTCTGATATTGAGAAAAATAAAGATTTGACGATCCGCTGCGATGCTGCGGCCGACGATGAAATCAGCCAAGTTGCAAAGCACTTCAATAGTATGCTGGATAGTTTTCAACGTTTAATTGAAGAGGTGAATGAATCAGTCGCGAGCATGACTCACTCTTGCTCTGAGTTGTCATTAAACTCTGTTAAAGCCTCCGAAGGGGTGGCTCAGCAGTTAAATGAAACCGACATGGTAGCAACTGCGATCACAGAGATGGGAGCGACGATAGACGAGATTGCTAAGAATACTGAGTTAGCAGCAGAGCGCGCTGGAAATACTCATACGAATGCCCTTGAAGGTCAACGCGGAGTTGAACAAACAATAGAGAAGATTCAATCTCTGGCAGAGCAGCTCAATAGCTCTTCGAAAGTTGTGGGTGAACTGGAGAAAGATAGTAAAACGATTGGCAGTGTTTTGGACGTTATCCGAGGTATTGCCGAGCAAACCAATCTACTTGCACTAAATGCGGCTATTGAAGCAGCTAGAGCTGGTGAGCAGGGAAGAGGTTTTGCTGTTGTGGCCGATGAGGTACGTAGTCTTGCGATGAGAACGCAAGAGTCGACAGAGGAGATTGCAAGCATTATTGAGACCTTACAGTCCAGAACTCGCTCTATTGTAGAGTTAATGACAGCGACTGAGAAACAAGGGGGCGAGAGTGCTGATCAAGCCGCTTCTGCTGGCACTTTACTGGAGCAGATTAACTTAGATGTCACTAATATTATGGATATGAGTACTCAGATTGCGGCTGCGATAGAGGAGCAGAGTATGGTCGCTTCTGAGGTGAACAAAAACGTGGTGATTATTCGTGATATTGCACAAGAGTCTGCAACAACAGCTAACGAGAATGCACAAGCTTCTGAAGAGGTTAAGGGACGTGCAGATCTGTTACATAGTGCGGTAAGCCTATTTAAGGTCTAA
- the lhpI gene encoding bifunctional Delta(1)-pyrroline-2-carboxylate/Delta(1)-piperideine-2-carboxylate reductase, translating into MIVINAEEVHNTLNFPVLINELRDTFSKPAGMPQRQVYSLDEATSHNDAFALLPSWNEKTIAVKAFTYFPENPRKNQQLKSLHSKIMIFDRKTGAPQALVDGTSVTYWRTAAISALGSSYLSRKDSKKLLIFGTGNLASFMALAHASVRPITQITVWGRNQDKAQATIEKIRNKRPDIEVILSKSVEHSVREADIISCATGSPTPLFDSNWVAPGTHTDFVGNHNHDRRECDSKLVLRSAVYVDSKINVFAEAGELLIPVSEGEYQLESVKGELAQLCKDEIKGREDEQQITLFKTVGTALADLVGAQLVYSQLKHLF; encoded by the coding sequence ATGATTGTCATCAATGCAGAAGAAGTACATAACACACTTAACTTTCCAGTGCTCATTAACGAGCTTAGAGATACTTTCTCAAAGCCTGCTGGTATGCCCCAAAGACAAGTGTATTCACTAGATGAAGCCACTTCACACAACGATGCCTTCGCCTTACTCCCCTCATGGAATGAAAAAACCATTGCGGTAAAGGCTTTCACCTATTTTCCTGAAAATCCAAGAAAAAATCAGCAACTAAAAAGCCTACATTCAAAAATAATGATCTTTGACCGCAAAACCGGTGCTCCCCAAGCTTTAGTCGATGGTACTAGTGTCACCTATTGGCGCACAGCAGCGATTTCAGCATTAGGCAGTAGTTATTTATCCCGTAAGGACTCCAAAAAGTTACTCATTTTTGGTACAGGTAACCTCGCCTCATTTATGGCCCTCGCCCACGCCAGTGTACGCCCTATCACTCAAATTACGGTTTGGGGGCGAAATCAAGATAAGGCTCAGGCCACTATTGAGAAGATCCGTAATAAGCGGCCCGACATTGAAGTTATCCTCAGCAAGAGCGTAGAGCACAGTGTCCGAGAAGCAGATATCATTAGCTGTGCAACGGGCTCTCCGACCCCATTATTTGACAGTAACTGGGTAGCACCTGGCACCCACACAGATTTTGTCGGCAATCATAATCACGATAGACGTGAATGTGATAGCAAGCTTGTATTGAGATCAGCTGTATACGTTGATTCTAAAATTAATGTTTTTGCAGAAGCCGGAGAGTTACTGATCCCAGTATCAGAGGGAGAATATCAATTAGAGAGTGTAAAAGGAGAGCTTGCTCAACTCTGTAAAGATGAAATAAAGGGGCGAGAAGATGAACAACAGATAACCCTGTTCAAAACTGTGGGTACCGCTCTAGCCGATCTTGTGGGCGCACAACTGGTTTATTCACAGCTGAAACATCTCTTCTAA
- a CDS encoding RNA polymerase sigma factor, whose translation MSAQLAFIKPCETSEKNLIEQAQQGNKKAFKQLYDLHHKRVYALCYRLSGQHYLAEEATQETFVRLWQKLPQFRGDSQFSTWLHSMTVNQALSSIKKHKSFWARFSPIYEQVELGGDEMEYQALDKHLLKLPERARIVFVLFAVEGYQHHEIAHKLNIAQGTSKAQYHRARKLLQEMI comes from the coding sequence TTGAGTGCACAGTTAGCGTTTATCAAACCTTGTGAAACCTCAGAAAAAAATCTGATTGAGCAAGCTCAACAAGGTAACAAGAAAGCATTTAAACAACTCTATGATCTACATCATAAGCGGGTATATGCACTTTGCTACAGACTGTCAGGGCAACACTATTTAGCTGAAGAAGCAACTCAAGAAACGTTTGTACGCTTATGGCAAAAGCTGCCTCAGTTTAGAGGCGACAGCCAGTTTTCAACTTGGTTGCATAGCATGACCGTTAACCAGGCGCTTAGCAGCATAAAAAAACACAAGAGTTTTTGGGCTAGATTCTCTCCAATCTATGAACAAGTAGAGCTTGGAGGCGATGAGATGGAGTACCAAGCACTGGACAAACACCTGCTTAAACTGCCTGAACGAGCCAGGATTGTTTTTGTGCTATTTGCTGTTGAGGGTTACCAGCATCATGAAATAGCACACAAGCTCAACATAGCTCAAGGCACCAGCAAGGCTCAGTATCACAGAGCAAGAAAATTACTTCAGGAGATGATCTGA
- a CDS encoding DUF4097 family beta strand repeat-containing protein: MMIKHLSRCLLLPLVLVSQFALASESIDKQVKVDEGLNLNIKVLRGDVTIQSWDKQEVSIQGTLDELSEGFIVEHQGNELTLEDKMPRQFNGKNKEGSLLTFKVPRSLNLTVSGLSADYKVTQVQGGISINSISGSVHLDSLDKQVYIKTVSGDINATALKGEISLQTVSGDIIDKQSKGEVSYKLVSGELTADSLAKDVTIEQVSGDTNIKLASLNSLAVRTISGEVELTAESISDKATLSSVSGDLELTLNGGTDARFKINGGPGGRINNQLTSDKPSKEKYSPTSYLKFSLGDAHANIDISTISGEITLKKH, encoded by the coding sequence ATGATGATTAAACACCTTTCAAGATGCCTGTTACTCCCACTTGTTTTAGTAAGCCAGTTTGCACTGGCAAGCGAATCTATCGATAAACAGGTAAAGGTAGACGAGGGGCTAAACCTCAACATCAAAGTGTTAAGAGGCGATGTAACAATACAAAGCTGGGATAAGCAAGAGGTCAGCATTCAGGGCACTTTAGATGAACTCAGTGAGGGGTTTATCGTCGAACACCAAGGTAATGAGCTCACTCTTGAAGATAAGATGCCAAGACAGTTTAATGGCAAAAATAAAGAGGGATCATTGCTCACCTTTAAGGTTCCTCGCTCACTAAATCTAACAGTAAGTGGACTCTCTGCCGACTATAAAGTGACTCAAGTACAAGGAGGTATCTCTATCAACTCCATCAGCGGTAGCGTTCACCTTGATAGTTTAGATAAACAGGTATATATAAAAACGGTTTCCGGAGACATTAATGCCACAGCGCTCAAGGGAGAGATAAGTTTACAAACAGTATCTGGAGACATCATAGATAAGCAAAGTAAAGGAGAGGTTAGCTACAAGCTTGTCAGCGGAGAGCTCACCGCTGACTCCCTTGCTAAAGATGTCACAATTGAACAAGTTTCTGGTGATACCAACATTAAATTAGCAAGCCTCAACTCACTCGCAGTAAGGACAATTAGTGGGGAGGTTGAACTTACGGCTGAATCTATTTCAGATAAAGCCACCCTAAGTAGCGTCAGTGGTGACTTAGAGTTAACTTTAAATGGTGGCACTGATGCTAGGTTTAAGATAAATGGAGGTCCAGGTGGAAGAATCAATAACCAACTAACTTCAGATAAACCAAGCAAGGAGAAGTACTCCCCAACCTCATACCTTAAGTTTTCACTCGGCGATGCCCATGCCAATATTGATATATCAACGATCAGTGGTGAGATAACGCTAAAAAAACATTAA
- the rsuA gene encoding 16S rRNA pseudouridine(516) synthase RsuA, producing the protein MRLDKYICESTSLTRSLAKKALHRGDVTCDGKVIKDSGFKVTDKQVICLEGEPLSVIGPRFIMLNKPLDTICSTIDEEYPSVLGLLDVVKADELHIAGRLDVDTTGLVLITNDGQWSHKITSPKKECGKRYLLETAEPLKQEWVEEFAAGLQLNNEDGLTKPATLEILGSHQARLTITEGKYHQVKRMLAAVGNCVTQLHRESVGEIELDESLASGEWRYLTEAEIKSVR; encoded by the coding sequence GTGCGTTTAGACAAATATATCTGCGAGTCGACTTCACTTACCCGCTCTTTAGCGAAGAAAGCGCTACATCGAGGTGATGTGACCTGTGATGGTAAGGTCATTAAAGATTCGGGGTTTAAAGTAACCGATAAGCAGGTGATCTGTTTAGAGGGGGAGCCGTTAAGTGTGATAGGTCCACGCTTTATTATGCTAAATAAACCCCTTGATACGATCTGCTCGACCATAGATGAGGAGTATCCTTCGGTCTTAGGTTTACTCGATGTGGTTAAAGCTGACGAACTGCATATCGCAGGTCGCTTGGATGTGGACACCACAGGGCTTGTATTGATCACCAATGACGGTCAATGGTCCCACAAGATAACCTCTCCTAAGAAAGAGTGCGGTAAACGCTACCTTTTAGAAACAGCTGAACCACTAAAACAGGAGTGGGTGGAGGAGTTTGCCGCAGGTCTTCAATTGAATAATGAAGATGGCTTAACTAAACCTGCTACTTTGGAGATTTTAGGTTCTCATCAAGCACGCCTAACTATCACTGAAGGTAAGTACCACCAAGTTAAGCGTATGCTGGCAGCTGTAGGCAACTGTGTTACTCAACTGCATCGTGAAAGTGTAGGGGAGATAGAGTTGGATGAATCTCTTGCTTCTGGTGAGTGGCGCTATTTAACGGAAGCTGAGATAAAATCGGTTCGTTAA
- a CDS encoding LysR family transcriptional regulator, with translation MIELRHLRTLLALKESGSLAGAAKKRFVTQSALSHQIKELETRINSSIFIRKSKPLAFTQEGARLLNLAEEILPKVIETEYDLKQGLNEGGNQLGVGIECHSCFRWLMPVMEQFRTTFPQVNLDLSSRHLFDSLNALEMGELDVVLTSDPVPGQAIAYQHLFDFEVKLVVSKDHPLAKLEYVTAQQLEKQTIISYPVPLERLDLYRHFMEPAGVEAGEQLHCDLTMMLLQRIACRDGVAALPTWSISESYGLNLTSVKLGAEGLKRPLFGAYRKDGRNVRTAQNWLTLVANEGLAKQHKLN, from the coding sequence ATGATAGAGCTTAGACATTTACGTACACTTTTAGCCCTTAAAGAGAGTGGAAGCCTTGCCGGCGCGGCCAAGAAACGCTTTGTAACTCAATCCGCTCTATCTCACCAAATCAAAGAGTTGGAAACCAGAATCAACTCCTCTATTTTCATCAGAAAAAGTAAACCTCTCGCTTTTACCCAGGAGGGGGCAAGGCTGCTAAACCTGGCAGAGGAGATACTGCCTAAGGTGATAGAAACAGAATACGATCTTAAGCAGGGCTTAAATGAAGGGGGAAACCAACTTGGAGTTGGTATCGAATGTCATAGCTGCTTTCGCTGGTTAATGCCAGTCATGGAGCAATTCAGAACAACATTTCCCCAAGTCAATTTAGACCTCTCCAGCCGTCATCTGTTCGACTCACTCAATGCGCTGGAGATGGGCGAGCTGGATGTGGTATTAACTTCAGATCCCGTCCCTGGACAAGCCATTGCCTACCAACACCTATTTGACTTCGAAGTTAAACTCGTGGTTTCCAAAGACCACCCCCTTGCTAAACTTGAGTATGTCACCGCCCAGCAACTTGAAAAGCAAACAATCATCAGCTATCCAGTGCCCCTTGAGAGACTGGATCTATATCGTCACTTTATGGAACCTGCAGGAGTTGAAGCCGGAGAGCAACTACATTGTGATCTCACCATGATGTTACTACAGCGCATCGCTTGTAGAGATGGCGTTGCCGCATTGCCAACCTGGTCAATCAGTGAGTCTTATGGCCTCAATTTAACTTCAGTGAAATTAGGAGCTGAGGGGCTAAAACGCCCTCTTTTCGGCGCGTACAGAAAAGATGGACGCAATGTCAGAACAGCGCAAAATTGGCTAACACTAGTCGCAAATGAAGGTTTAGCTAAGCAGCATAAATTGAATTAA
- a CDS encoding HDOD domain-containing protein, with product MTDLEHQVFTQVRAIISNEEQVIGRRGILIPLKKAIIADGDIRNVIDIVSSDPALAAHMLWRSNSAMNADANRSKNRSLKDALVRLGQVNIYRYAFTFYLKERLDELPQPYKKLVQGYWALTENIASNAVDSLHQMLGVEINPDEVQTLALFSVFGEIIALTAFAYLNAESEESFPLSIIKSLIDNQKQTLTIEAFDSLGLDEELQEEFMIAHNLRQTSNPNSPGLVLRRVLSMRNQLLNPL from the coding sequence ATGACAGATCTTGAGCATCAAGTATTCACTCAAGTACGAGCGATCATTAGCAACGAAGAGCAAGTCATTGGTCGTCGTGGCATTTTGATCCCCCTTAAAAAAGCCATCATTGCAGATGGTGATATTCGAAATGTCATCGATATCGTCTCCTCAGATCCTGCACTCGCTGCACATATGTTGTGGCGTAGCAACTCGGCTATGAATGCCGATGCTAATCGCTCGAAAAATCGTTCATTAAAAGATGCCTTGGTCAGATTAGGTCAGGTTAATATCTATCGTTATGCGTTTACCTTTTACCTTAAAGAGCGTTTGGATGAGCTGCCACAACCCTATAAGAAATTGGTACAAGGGTATTGGGCATTAACTGAAAATATTGCGAGTAACGCTGTCGATAGTTTGCATCAGATGTTAGGGGTAGAGATCAATCCTGATGAGGTACAAACCTTAGCGCTTTTTAGTGTGTTTGGTGAGATTATTGCATTGACAGCATTTGCGTACCTTAATGCTGAGTCTGAGGAGTCTTTTCCTCTGAGTATTATTAAGTCGCTTATCGATAATCAAAAGCAAACTTTAACGATAGAAGCTTTCGACTCTCTAGGGTTAGATGAGGAACTACAAGAGGAGTTTATGATTGCGCATAACCTTCGCCAAACCAGTAACCCTAACTCTCCTGGATTAGTGTTAAGACGTGTACTATCGATGAGAAATCAGCTGCTTAACCCGTTATAA
- a CDS encoding GDSL-type esterase/lipase family protein translates to MHPSPIYRQFTRLTIIFSLLCLQACSGPKLEPLAADAEILAFGDSLTYGKGVNSGEDYPAALAELSGRYVINAGVSGETTAQGLIRLGVQLMEHSPDLLILLEGGNDFLRNTPPDVAKANLAKMIELANSYSIPLLLIAVPEKSIFLSPSDIYEELAETYKLVLLNNELTELLKSPKMKSDTIHLNQAGYRALAEAIHLKLIESGAL, encoded by the coding sequence ATGCACCCTTCACCGATATATCGCCAATTTACTCGGTTAACTATTATTTTTTCACTATTATGCTTACAAGCTTGCTCAGGTCCTAAACTTGAGCCGCTTGCTGCAGATGCTGAGATCTTAGCATTTGGTGATAGTCTAACTTACGGCAAAGGCGTTAACAGTGGTGAGGATTATCCAGCGGCGCTTGCTGAGTTATCCGGAAGGTATGTGATCAATGCAGGAGTTTCAGGGGAAACAACTGCTCAAGGGCTGATAAGGTTAGGTGTTCAATTAATGGAGCATTCTCCTGATTTGTTAATACTGCTTGAAGGGGGAAATGATTTTTTACGTAATACACCACCTGATGTGGCCAAAGCGAATTTAGCAAAAATGATTGAGCTGGCAAATTCTTACTCTATCCCTTTGTTATTAATTGCTGTTCCTGAGAAAAGTATCTTTCTCTCTCCTAGTGATATCTATGAAGAGCTTGCTGAAACCTATAAGCTGGTTTTGCTCAACAATGAGCTGACAGAACTACTCAAAAGCCCCAAGATGAAATCTGATACTATTCATCTTAACCAAGCAGGTTATCGGGCTTTAGCTGAAGCGATTCATCTGAAACTTATTGAGAGCGGCGCACTATAA
- a CDS encoding TonB-dependent receptor domain-containing protein, whose protein sequence is MGTLSIKESNKGSIKLSQVALLVSSIISLSSYSAMAEDVTANAVDVDEKITVTGSRFDRTADQQLTVINTIEREEIARLNPKSVADVLETLPGVSISRNGGAGQATSVSVRGSNSNHVLVLIDGVKVGSATLGTVSFNTLSPENIERIEVLKGPRASVWGSDAIGGVIQIFTRQLKDGEWFAGAEYGSNDYIRGSFGTGMSHGKGSTTLAVNHEQSDGYDVYNGAPVENDDDGYNRTSLSLKGSQQINQNWQALWNGQYDKGNTQYDDIYAFGSADESDFDNYLWNLAAQYSNEQFTSKLALSQSSDANENFRGDDITVPVSVFETKRDQINWSNQYLAANDLTFIGGIDWSNEAVKGDYAQDERDIFGAYILAQKQWSQLLAEVAVRYDDVENIDSEVSYNASLAYQLTEEWRLAASTGTAFKAPTFNDLYWPGSGNPDLISETAKSYDLTLHYQANDIHAYISVFKNTIDNLIAWVPTGEKDDYGFDIWKPANINQAEISGVELFTKFGLFGFDNQLAYTYLEPENKKTGEMLIGRSVEELNYSLSYQWQSFDFLANYHYQGKRYAGYDLYLEAYHKLDLSIGYHLDDAWSLRLKANNLFDEEIISAQNYFSPGREFFFSVSYQAF, encoded by the coding sequence ATGGGTACACTATCTATTAAAGAGTCTAATAAAGGCTCTATCAAACTATCACAAGTTGCACTGTTAGTGAGCAGTATCATCAGCTTATCTTCATATTCGGCTATGGCTGAGGACGTTACTGCCAATGCGGTCGACGTTGATGAAAAGATCACTGTAACGGGTTCACGTTTTGACAGAACCGCCGATCAGCAGCTTACTGTTATCAATACTATTGAACGTGAAGAGATAGCACGTCTCAATCCTAAGTCTGTTGCCGATGTACTAGAGACATTACCAGGAGTTAGCATTTCACGTAACGGTGGTGCGGGCCAGGCGACATCTGTTAGTGTTCGCGGCAGCAATTCAAATCATGTATTAGTGCTAATTGATGGCGTAAAAGTTGGTTCGGCAACACTCGGCACTGTTAGCTTTAATACGCTTTCACCTGAAAATATTGAGCGTATCGAAGTGTTAAAAGGACCTCGTGCATCAGTTTGGGGCAGCGACGCGATTGGCGGCGTGATCCAAATTTTTACTCGTCAGTTAAAAGATGGTGAGTGGTTTGCTGGTGCAGAATACGGCAGCAACGATTACATTCGCGGCTCGTTTGGCACAGGTATGAGTCATGGTAAGGGCAGCACAACGCTTGCTGTTAACCATGAACAGTCTGATGGATACGATGTCTACAATGGTGCACCGGTTGAAAATGACGATGACGGTTATAACCGCACCTCTTTATCGTTAAAAGGTTCTCAGCAAATTAATCAAAACTGGCAAGCACTTTGGAATGGCCAGTATGATAAAGGCAATACTCAATACGATGATATCTATGCATTTGGCTCTGCCGATGAGTCAGACTTTGATAACTACCTTTGGAACCTTGCTGCGCAGTATAGCAATGAGCAATTTACCAGTAAGCTGGCATTAAGCCAGTCTAGTGATGCGAACGAAAACTTCCGTGGCGACGATATCACGGTGCCGGTTTCAGTATTTGAAACCAAGCGCGATCAAATTAACTGGAGTAACCAATATCTAGCGGCTAATGATTTAACCTTCATCGGTGGTATTGATTGGTCAAATGAAGCGGTTAAAGGTGATTATGCTCAAGATGAACGCGATATTTTTGGAGCCTATATACTTGCGCAGAAGCAGTGGAGCCAATTACTTGCCGAAGTTGCAGTGCGTTATGATGATGTAGAAAACATTGACAGTGAAGTGTCTTACAACGCCAGCCTCGCTTACCAGCTTACTGAAGAGTGGCGTTTGGCGGCATCAACTGGTACTGCTTTTAAAGCGCCGACCTTTAATGACTTATACTGGCCAGGTTCTGGTAACCCAGATCTGATTTCAGAGACAGCTAAAAGTTACGATCTAACTTTGCACTATCAAGCTAATGATATTCACGCTTACATCAGTGTGTTCAAAAACACAATTGATAACCTAATTGCCTGGGTTCCTACTGGTGAAAAAGATGACTATGGTTTTGATATCTGGAAGCCTGCCAATATCAATCAAGCTGAAATTTCAGGTGTTGAATTATTTACTAAATTTGGACTATTTGGATTCGACAATCAATTAGCCTATACCTATTTAGAGCCAGAGAATAAGAAAACTGGTGAAATGCTAATTGGCCGTAGTGTTGAAGAGCTGAACTATAGTTTAAGCTATCAATGGCAAAGTTTCGATTTTCTTGCTAACTATCACTATCAAGGCAAGCGTTACGCTGGTTATGATTTATATCTTGAAGCATATCATAAGCTAGATTTAAGCATTGGCTATCATCTAGATGATGCGTGGAGCTTACGCTTGAAAGCGAATAACCTGTTCGATGAAGAGATTATTTCAGCGCAAAACTACTTTAGCCCTGGAAGAGAGTTTTTCTTTAGCGTGAGTTACCAAGCGTTCTAG
- a CDS encoding BlaI/MecI/CopY family transcriptional regulator, with amino-acid sequence MKEISNSELAVLNLLWHSSPMSSSEVVAQLNKSKQWHEKTVKTLLNRLVKKEAVGFEKQGRSYLYHPLIDQGEFQLKESQSFIERVFSGKLTPLVAGFAKENKLSSDDIAELKQLIDNWEEEK; translated from the coding sequence ATGAAAGAGATCAGTAATTCCGAACTAGCAGTGCTCAATCTACTCTGGCATTCATCCCCTATGAGTTCGTCGGAGGTCGTAGCTCAACTTAATAAGAGCAAGCAGTGGCATGAAAAAACGGTCAAAACCTTGCTCAATCGACTCGTAAAAAAAGAGGCAGTGGGGTTTGAAAAGCAGGGACGTTCATATCTCTATCATCCACTTATAGATCAAGGCGAGTTTCAGCTTAAAGAGAGTCAATCTTTTATAGAGAGAGTCTTTTCAGGCAAGTTAACCCCCTTGGTTGCTGGTTTCGCTAAGGAGAATAAGCTGAGTTCAGATGATATTGCTGAGCTAAAGCAACTTATCGATAACTGGGAAGAGGAGAAGTGA